From the Lathyrus oleraceus cultivar Zhongwan6 chromosome 4, CAAS_Psat_ZW6_1.0, whole genome shotgun sequence genome, one window contains:
- the LOC127138731 gene encoding DNA repair protein RAD51 homolog 1, translating into MEQQRLEKTAQQQQDQETEEIQHGPLPVEQLQTSGIAAIDVKKLKDAGICTVESVAYTPRKDLLQIKGISEAKVDKIIEAASKLVPMGFTSASELHAQRESIIQITTGSRELDKILEGGIETGSITEMYGEFRSGKTQLCHTLCVTCQLPLDQGGGEGKAMYIDAEGTFRPQRLLQIADRFGLNGADVLENVAYARAYNTDHQSRLLLEAASMMVDTRFALMIIDSATALYRTDFSGRGELSARQMHLAKFLRSLQKLADEFGVAVVLTNQVVSQVDGSAMFAGPQTKPIGGNIMAHATTTRLALRKGRGEERICKVISSPCLAEAEARFQILGEGVSDVKD; encoded by the exons ATGGAGCAGCAGCGTCTTGAGAAAACAGCACAACAACAACAGGACCAAGAAACCGAAGAGATTCAACACGGTCCTTTACCCGTCGAACAACTTCAG ACATCTGGTATAGCTGCAATTGATGTTAAGAAGCTTAAAGATGCGGGTATTTGCACTGTTGAATCTGTTGCTTATACTCCCAGGAAGGATCTTTTGCAAATCAAAGGTATCAGTGAAGCCAAGGTTGACAAGATCATTGAAGCAG CTTCTAAGCTGGTGCCTATGGGTTTTACTAGTGCTAGTGAGCTCCATGCCCAGCGAGAATCTATTATTCAGATAACCACTGGGTCAAGAGAGCTTGACAAGATATTAGAAG GTGGAATTGAGACGGGTTCTATCACTGAAATGTATGGTGAATTTAGATCTGGGAAGACTCAGTTGTGTCACACTCTCTGTGTCACTTGTCAA TTGCCACTAGATCAAGGAGGAGGTGAGGGTAAAGCTATGTACATAGATGCTGAGGGAACATTTAGACCTCAGCGACTCTTACAGATAGCAGACAG GTTTGGACTGAATGGTGCTGATGTATTGGAAAATGTCGCTTATGCTAGAGCTTATAACACGGATCATCAATCACGGCTTCTGCTTGAAGCAGCTTCGATGATGGTTGATACAAG GTTTGCTCTAATGATAATAGACAGTGCTACTGCTCTCTATAGGACAGATTTTTCCGGAAGAGGGGAGCTTTCAGCCCGGCAAATGCATTTAGCAAAGTTCCTGAGAAGCCTTCAGAAATTAGCAGATGAG TTCGGTGTGGCTGTTGTCTTAACAAACCAAGTAGTCTCACAAGTAGATGGTTCTGCAATGTTTGCTGGACCCCAAACCAAACCTATTGGAGGCAACATTATGGCTCATGCAACTACAACAAGGTTAGCTCTCAGGAAAGGAAGAGGAGAAGAGCGAATCTGTAAAGTGATTAGTTCTCCTTGTTTGGCTGAAGCCGAAGCAAGATTTCAGATATTAGGCGAAGGAGTTTCAGATGTTAAAGACTAA